The following coding sequences lie in one Rutidosis leptorrhynchoides isolate AG116_Rl617_1_P2 chromosome 4, CSIRO_AGI_Rlap_v1, whole genome shotgun sequence genomic window:
- the LOC139904393 gene encoding putative RING-H2 finger protein ATL21A: protein MKSCKFYILIFFIFTFIKVLDGKYTSEICNHDKPHIQFPFKVNSFCKNNITMINFRSYGDLGVKSISYDHHKLTLFDPKDCVFQVFMNLDLSSTPFRYYHVVKNYTYFNCSVKLPGSFEQVPCLSGSKHHVYVEDSSLNVPNSCKTVKTVSIPFAYSSYVSDDSFGLDLTWDSAGFKDIAKDKPGWFRFQSIGEELSIAVLVLLIVGLACIKAYYLKKSQSTELENEKLLGDLESL from the exons ATGAAATCTTGCAAGTTTTACATTCTTATTTTCTTCATCTTTACATTCATTAAGGTTCTTGATGGCAAATATACTTCTGAAATCTGTAACCATGATAAACCCCACATTCAATTTCCATTCAAAGTCAACTCATTTTGCAAAAACAACATAACCATGATCAATTTTCGAAGTTATGGTGATTTGGGAGTgaaatccatctcttatgatcaccATAAACTCACTCTGTTTGACCCGAAAGATTGTGTCTTTCAAGTGTTCATGAATCTTGATCTTTCTTCAACGCCTTTTCGGTACTATCATGTCGTCAAAAACTATACATACTTTAATTGCTCGGTTAAGCTTCCGGGTTCTTTCGAACAAGTTCCATGTTTAAGTGGTTCTAAACATCATGTTTATGTTGAGGATTCATCTTTAAATGTGCCCAATTCTTGTAAAACTGTGAAAACCGTCTCAATTCCATTTGCGTATAGTTCTTACGTTTCTGATGACAGTTTCGGTCTCGATTTGACGTGGGATTCGGCCGGTTTTAAAGATATTGCAAAAGATAAACCAGGCTGGTTTCGTTTTCAATCCATTGGAGAAG AACTAAGTATTGCGGTTTTGGTTCTATTGATTGTGGGATTAGCATGCATAAAGGCATACTATTTGAAGAAATCGCAAAGCACGGAACTTGAAAACGAGAAGTTACTTGGAGATCTTGAATCGTTGTGA